From a region of the Candidatus Rhabdochlamydia porcellionis genome:
- the pyk gene encoding pyruvate kinase, with the protein MLRKTKIICTIGPSVRSYEKILQLIDAGMSVARLNFSHGSPQGHRETIEMLKKARKEKAVPLAIMLDTKGPEIRLGSIKNNYLEVFPKQKILITKEEVLGDVNGIAIHPSFVLDSLQIDAQVLFDDGYILTKVVEISKQGVLVEIENHGIIRSYRGVNVPGINIDLPSMTEQDVEDIVFGCGLGIDLIAASFIRSAEHVLEIKQLLMDQESPEILIIAKIENSLGVQNFDSILQVADGIMVARGDLGVELPLNQVPRLQKMMIRKCRQTGKPVVTATQMLESMIANPLPTRAEVSDVANAIYDSTSAVMLSGETAAGKYPIQAVQMMKEIVEETEKDFNYRQLFANDSAISFKDIAVTNSVALASVKTAYSSHAKAIFVFTNSGFSARALSRLRPEIPIIALTPHVRVYHQLALEWGVIPALSSNQKNIQEAFIQISNFALNQEIVQLGDLVVVVAGDPFGISRTTNTMIVETIGGNSFS; encoded by the coding sequence ATGTTAAGAAAGACAAAAATCATTTGTACGATTGGACCTTCTGTTAGAAGCTATGAAAAAATTCTACAACTCATCGATGCAGGGATGAGTGTAGCTCGCTTAAACTTTAGCCATGGAAGCCCTCAAGGACATCGAGAAACCATTGAAATGCTAAAAAAAGCGCGTAAGGAGAAGGCAGTTCCTCTTGCTATTATGCTGGATACCAAAGGACCTGAGATCCGTTTAGGCTCTATTAAAAATAATTATTTGGAAGTTTTCCCCAAGCAAAAAATATTAATTACCAAAGAAGAGGTGCTAGGAGATGTTAATGGCATAGCTATCCACCCCTCTTTTGTGCTTGATTCTCTTCAAATAGACGCTCAAGTTTTGTTTGATGACGGCTATATACTAACTAAAGTTGTGGAAATCTCTAAACAAGGGGTTTTAGTTGAAATAGAAAATCATGGGATTATTCGATCTTATAGAGGTGTAAATGTCCCAGGGATTAATATCGACCTGCCTTCTATGACAGAGCAAGATGTAGAAGATATTGTATTTGGCTGCGGATTAGGCATTGATTTGATTGCTGCTTCTTTTATTCGTTCTGCTGAACATGTTTTAGAAATCAAGCAGTTATTGATGGATCAAGAAAGCCCTGAGATTCTTATTATTGCTAAAATAGAAAATAGTTTAGGTGTACAAAATTTTGATTCCATTTTGCAAGTAGCGGATGGGATCATGGTGGCAAGAGGAGATTTAGGAGTAGAACTACCTTTAAATCAAGTACCTCGATTACAGAAAATGATGATTCGTAAGTGTCGTCAGACAGGTAAACCCGTTGTGACTGCAACACAAATGCTAGAATCAATGATTGCAAATCCTCTACCTACACGTGCAGAGGTGTCAGATGTAGCCAATGCTATCTATGATAGCACATCTGCTGTCATGCTATCAGGAGAGACCGCTGCTGGAAAATATCCTATTCAAGCAGTACAAATGATGAAAGAGATTGTAGAAGAGACCGAAAAGGATTTTAATTATCGGCAACTATTTGCTAATGATTCAGCAATAAGTTTTAAGGATATAGCTGTAACAAACTCTGTAGCTCTAGCATCGGTTAAAACCGCCTATAGTTCTCATGCTAAGGCAATTTTTGTTTTTACCAATAGCGGGTTTTCTGCACGAGCTCTATCCCGTCTTCGCCCAGAAATTCCCATTATTGCTTTAACTCCCCATGTTAGAGTGTATCATCAATTAGCTCTTGAATGGGGTGTTATCCCTGCGTTATCTTCCAATCAAAAAAATATCCAAGAAGCTTTTATACAAATAAGTAACTTTGCTTTGAACCAAGAAATTGTGCAGTTAGGAGATTTGGTGGTAGTGGTAGCAGGAGATCCTTTTGGAATTAGTAGAACAACTAATACCATGATTGTGGAAACTATCGGAGGCAATAGTTTCTCTTAA